A part of Winslowiella toletana genomic DNA contains:
- the hpxZ gene encoding oxalurate catabolism protein HpxZ encodes MNNDYIDRPAIIAEVTSAFYRYEKALTGNDTEVLDELFWHNPRTVRLGAGENLYGIEAIRAFRAARPSVGLDRQLQNTVITTFGDDYAVCSTEFTRQGSEKTGRQQQTWVRMADGWRIVAAQVSLMS; translated from the coding sequence ATGAATAATGACTATATCGATCGCCCGGCGATTATCGCCGAAGTGACCAGCGCCTTTTATCGTTACGAAAAAGCGCTGACCGGCAATGATACTGAAGTGCTGGACGAACTGTTCTGGCATAACCCGCGCACCGTGCGGCTGGGCGCCGGTGAGAATCTGTATGGGATCGAAGCGATCCGTGCATTCCGTGCGGCGCGCCCTTCTGTCGGGCTGGATCGTCAGTTGCAGAATACGGTGATCACCACTTTTGGTGATGATTATGCGGTATGCAGCACCGAGTTTACCCGTCAGGGCAGCGAGAAGACGGGCCGTCAGCAGCAGACATGGGTGCGGATGGCGGATGGCTGGCGGATTGTGGCGGCACAGGTGAGTTTAATGAGCTGA
- a CDS encoding amino acid ABC transporter ATP-binding protein, with protein sequence MPLITINQVQKYYGENHVLKGVDLDVDMGEVISIIGRSGSGKSTLLRCMNGLEGYQEGSIKLGGVTITDRDSQARDISRSIGMVFQSFNLFPHMTALENVMLAPRRVLKKKESECRQLAAQMLEKVGLGDRMDYYPANLSGGQQQRVAIARALAMSPKVLLCDEITSALDPELVGEVLKVLEQLAKEGMTLILVTHEMNFAREVGDRVVFMHQGRVWEQGDSRTVFADPQTPELKQFISSVRGLN encoded by the coding sequence ATGCCGCTCATCACCATTAATCAGGTACAGAAATATTACGGCGAAAACCATGTGCTGAAAGGCGTCGATCTCGATGTCGATATGGGTGAAGTGATCTCGATTATCGGCCGTAGTGGCTCCGGCAAAAGTACCTTGCTGCGCTGTATGAACGGACTGGAAGGCTATCAGGAAGGCAGCATCAAGCTGGGCGGCGTCACCATTACCGATCGCGATTCGCAGGCGCGCGATATCAGCCGCTCGATCGGCATGGTGTTCCAGAGTTTTAACCTGTTCCCGCATATGACCGCGCTGGAAAACGTGATGCTGGCGCCGCGTCGGGTGCTGAAAAAGAAAGAGAGTGAATGCCGTCAGCTGGCGGCGCAGATGCTGGAGAAAGTCGGCCTCGGCGACCGCATGGATTACTATCCGGCGAATCTCTCCGGCGGACAACAGCAGCGCGTGGCGATTGCCCGTGCGCTGGCGATGTCACCGAAAGTACTGCTGTGTGATGAGATCACCTCAGCGCTCGATCCGGAGCTGGTGGGCGAAGTGCTGAAAGTGCTTGAGCAGCTGGCGAAAGAGGGTATGACGCTGATTCTGGTGACCCACGAAATGAACTTTGCCCGTGAAGTTGGCGACCGCGTGGTGTTTATGCATCAGGGACGGGTATGGGAGCAGGGCGACAGCCGCACCGTATTTGCCGATCCGCAGACGCCAGAGCTGAAACAGTTTATCTCCTCGGTGCGCGGCCTTAATTAA
- a CDS encoding amino acid ABC transporter permease, with protein sequence MMTTFTDWDILRNLLLAARWTLLLSLTAFIGGTLVTLPLLLLRLSGGRWPLRFIRAYVELFQGTPLLMQLFLAFFGVALFGIDVTPWTAASLALTLYTSAFLLDIWFGSIKALPKGQWEASRCLGLSFGQTLFRVVAPQAVRIGIAPTVGFAVQVIKGTALASIIGFIELTKAGTILNNVTYQPFKVFGLVALGYFLMCYPLSRYSQYLEKKFNAAHHH encoded by the coding sequence ATGATGACCACTTTTACTGACTGGGACATCCTGCGTAATCTGCTGCTGGCGGCGCGCTGGACGCTGCTGCTGTCGCTGACCGCCTTTATTGGCGGCACGCTGGTGACTCTGCCCTTGCTGCTGCTGCGTCTGAGCGGTGGCCGCTGGCCGCTGCGCTTTATTCGCGCTTACGTCGAACTGTTTCAGGGCACGCCGCTGCTGATGCAGCTGTTCCTCGCCTTTTTTGGCGTCGCGCTGTTTGGCATTGATGTCACGCCGTGGACCGCGGCGTCGCTGGCGCTGACGCTGTATACCAGCGCTTTTCTGCTGGATATCTGGTTCGGCAGTATTAAAGCGCTGCCAAAAGGGCAGTGGGAAGCGTCCCGCTGTCTGGGACTGAGTTTTGGCCAGACTCTGTTTCGCGTGGTCGCGCCGCAGGCGGTGCGTATCGGTATCGCCCCTACCGTGGGCTTTGCGGTGCAGGTGATTAAAGGCACTGCGCTGGCGTCGATTATCGGCTTTATCGAGCTGACCAAAGCCGGAACTATACTGAATAACGTAACTTATCAGCCATTTAAGGTCTTCGGGTTGGTGGCGCTGGGCTACTTCCTGATGTGTTATCCGCTGTCCCGCTACAGCCAATATCTGGAGAAGAAATTCAATGCCGCTCATCACCATTAA
- the hpxU gene encoding MurR/RpiR family transcriptional regulator HpxU, with the protein MKQLDERLRSHYPQLSPQEQRIADFVFDHFDDLISYNSAELARLSGVSKATVSRLFKRLGYEKYKDMRDELRTLRQSGMPLTDNRDAVQGNTLLARHYKQEMANLTQWVNSVDATQFGEIIQAMTQGKRIFIIGMRNAYPVALHLRQQLMQARAQVHLLPQPGQTLAEELVDVTPQDVVVVVAFRRRPRIIRPLLQQLQQDNIPVLLICEPQAQGVIALSRWQLFASLDSVSAFDSYASAMSVVNLLSNALLHELLSQGRQRIHLIADLYQHLDELEQR; encoded by the coding sequence ATGAAACAGCTTGATGAACGTTTAAGAAGCCATTACCCGCAGCTGTCGCCGCAGGAGCAGCGCATTGCTGACTTTGTCTTCGACCATTTCGACGATCTGATCAGCTATAACAGCGCCGAGCTGGCGCGGTTAAGCGGGGTATCGAAAGCTACGGTCAGCCGTTTATTTAAGCGCTTAGGCTATGAAAAATATAAAGATATGCGCGATGAACTGCGCACCCTGCGCCAGAGCGGCATGCCATTAACCGATAATCGTGATGCAGTGCAGGGCAATACCCTGCTGGCGCGCCACTACAAGCAGGAGATGGCCAATCTGACGCAGTGGGTGAACAGTGTTGACGCCACGCAGTTTGGCGAGATTATTCAGGCAATGACTCAGGGAAAACGCATATTTATCATTGGTATGCGTAACGCTTATCCGGTGGCCTTGCACCTGCGGCAGCAGCTGATGCAGGCGCGCGCGCAGGTGCATCTGCTGCCGCAACCCGGCCAGACGCTGGCGGAAGAGCTGGTGGATGTTACTCCGCAGGATGTAGTGGTGGTGGTGGCATTTCGCCGTCGTCCGCGCATTATCAGGCCGCTACTTCAGCAGCTTCAGCAGGACAACATCCCGGTTCTGCTGATCTGCGAGCCTCAGGCGCAGGGCGTTATTGCCTTGTCGCGCTGGCAGCTGTTTGCCTCGCTGGACAGCGTCTCCGCCTTTGACAGCTATGCCTCGGCAATGAGTGTCGTTAACCTGCTATCCAACGCGTTACTGCACGAATTATTATCGCAGGGGCGTCAGCGTATCCACCTGATTGCCGACCTCTATCAGCACCTCGACGAGCTGGAGCAACGCTAA
- a CDS encoding AtzE family amidohydrolase, whose translation MNLAALSIAELQSALTSGELSARDIAQQTLSAIEVHNPAINAWTRVTRDRMLQEADRLDGLRREGQPLPALAAVPYAVKNLFDVAGFSTLAGASLFSDRPAAHQDAWAVDKLAKSGALLSGMLNMDAYAYGFTTENSHYGATHNPRDLSRIAGGSSGGSAAAVAASLVHFSLGTDTNGSIRVPASLCGILGLKPTFGRLSRSGSHPFVASLDHIGPFARSSADLAAVYDALQGHDSQDAFQADIALRPTLPGLEKGLEGLRCGVLGGYFQTWCNEDARAAVASAARALNGHDEVLLPDAEIARSSAFLITASEGGNHYLPALRASPERFEPLSRERLLAGAMIPAAWYVQAQRFRRHFQQQVLPLFDQFDVLIAPATPCSATTIGQETIHINGVDLPTRASMGMLTQPISFLGLPVTTVPLQTTSGLPIGLQLIAAPFKEENCLRAARALEQQGLVMAQASRMGV comes from the coding sequence ATGAACCTTGCCGCCCTCTCGATTGCAGAATTGCAGTCCGCACTGACCTCCGGTGAGCTGAGTGCACGGGATATCGCCCAACAGACCCTCAGCGCAATTGAAGTGCATAATCCGGCTATTAATGCCTGGACCCGGGTGACGCGGGATCGCATGTTGCAGGAAGCCGATCGCCTTGACGGTTTACGCCGTGAGGGGCAGCCACTGCCAGCGCTGGCGGCAGTGCCCTATGCGGTAAAGAATCTGTTCGACGTGGCGGGCTTCAGCACGCTGGCCGGCGCCAGTCTGTTCAGCGATCGCCCGGCAGCGCATCAGGATGCCTGGGCAGTGGATAAGCTGGCAAAATCCGGTGCGCTGCTGTCCGGCATGCTGAATATGGATGCTTACGCCTATGGTTTTACCACCGAAAACAGCCATTATGGCGCCACCCATAATCCACGCGATCTGAGCCGTATCGCCGGTGGTTCTTCTGGTGGTTCTGCGGCGGCGGTGGCTGCCAGCCTGGTGCATTTCTCACTTGGCACCGATACCAATGGTTCGATTCGCGTGCCCGCTTCGCTGTGCGGCATTCTTGGTCTGAAACCGACCTTTGGCCGCCTGTCGCGCAGCGGCAGCCATCCATTTGTCGCCAGCCTCGATCATATCGGTCCCTTTGCCCGCAGCAGCGCGGATCTGGCAGCGGTCTATGACGCACTGCAGGGACATGACAGCCAGGATGCATTTCAGGCCGATATTGCGCTGCGCCCCACGCTGCCCGGCCTGGAAAAGGGGCTGGAAGGATTACGCTGCGGCGTACTCGGCGGCTATTTCCAGACCTGGTGTAATGAGGATGCCCGTGCCGCGGTAGCCAGCGCGGCGCGTGCGCTAAATGGCCATGACGAAGTACTGCTGCCGGATGCTGAAATCGCCCGCTCTTCGGCATTCCTGATTACCGCTTCCGAAGGCGGCAACCACTATTTACCTGCGCTGCGCGCCAGCCCCGAGCGTTTCGAGCCATTATCACGCGAGCGCTTGCTGGCGGGGGCAATGATCCCGGCGGCCTGGTATGTGCAGGCCCAGCGCTTCCGTCGCCATTTCCAGCAGCAGGTATTACCGCTGTTTGATCAGTTTGATGTGCTGATTGCCCCGGCAACGCCATGCAGCGCCACCACTATCGGTCAGGAGACGATTCATATTAACGGTGTCGATCTGCCAACCCGCGCCAGTATGGGGATGCTGACGCAGCCGATCTCTTTCCTTGGCCTGCCGGTGACCACGGTACCGCTGCAAACCACCAGCGGTCTGCCGATTGGCCTGCAATTGATTGCCGCGCCATTTAAAGAAGAGAACTGTTTACGCGCCGCACGCGCGCTGGAGCAGCAGGGTCTGGTAATGGCGCAAGCCAGCAGGATGGGAGTTTGA
- the hpxA gene encoding allantoin racemase produces the protein MIIQVINPNTSLAMTETIASAARAVAANSTEIVAVSPAQGVPSIEGHFDEAIAAVGVLEQIKLGREQGVSGHVIACFGDPGLLAARELAQGPVVGIAEAAMHMATLVATRFSIVTTLPRTLIIARHLLQQYGFEHHCAALHAIDLPVLALEDGSGVAQEKVRARCIQAKREDGSGAIVLGCGGMATLARELTQELGLPVIDGVGAAVKMVESLVALGLSTSKHGDLDYPIRKTITGAFHGLN, from the coding sequence ATGATTATTCAGGTGATTAATCCCAATACCAGCCTGGCGATGACGGAAACTATCGCCAGCGCAGCGCGTGCGGTGGCGGCAAATAGCACAGAAATCGTAGCGGTCTCACCTGCGCAGGGTGTACCGTCGATTGAAGGCCATTTTGATGAGGCGATTGCCGCCGTTGGCGTACTGGAGCAAATTAAGCTGGGACGTGAGCAGGGCGTCAGCGGTCATGTGATTGCCTGCTTTGGCGATCCGGGTTTGCTGGCGGCGCGTGAACTGGCGCAAGGGCCGGTAGTGGGCATCGCCGAAGCGGCGATGCATATGGCGACCCTGGTGGCGACGCGTTTTTCGATTGTCACCACCTTACCGCGCACCCTGATTATTGCGCGCCATCTGCTGCAGCAATATGGCTTTGAACATCACTGCGCCGCGCTGCATGCTATCGATTTACCGGTGCTGGCGCTGGAAGATGGCAGTGGTGTCGCGCAGGAGAAAGTGCGCGCGCGTTGTATACAAGCGAAGCGCGAAGATGGCAGCGGCGCCATTGTGCTGGGCTGTGGTGGGATGGCGACGCTGGCCAGAGAATTAACCCAGGAGCTTGGCCTGCCGGTTATCGACGGCGTAGGCGCTGCAGTGAAAATGGTGGAATCGCTGGTGGCGCTGGGTCTGTCAACCAGCAAGCATGGCGATCTTGATTACCCGATCCGAAAAACCATCACAGGTGCTTTTCACGGCCTAAACTGA
- a CDS encoding pyridoxal-phosphate-dependent aminotransferase family protein translates to MDITHYPQINPPQRLLMGPGPINADPRVLRAMSSQLLGQYDPAMTHYMNEVMELYRAVFRTENRWTMLIDGTSRAGIEAILLSAIRPGDKVLVPVFGRFGHLLCEIARRCRAEVHTIEVPWGEVFTPDQIEDAIKKVRPRLLLTVQGDTSTTMLQPLAELGAICRKYDVLFYTDATASFGGNPLETDAWGLDAVSAGMQKCLGGPSGTSPITLSPQMEAVIRKRKCVEEGIRTAAHQDGDDEMIYSNYFDLGMIMDYWGPERLNHHTEATSALFGARECARLILQEGLDNGIARHKLHGAAMLAGIQGMGLETFGDLQHKMNNVLGVVIPQGVNGDLARKLMLEDFGIEIGTSFGPLIGKVWRIGTMGYNARKDCVLQTLAALEAVLNHLGFKTTQGAAMQAAWDLYSNGSR, encoded by the coding sequence ATGGATATCACGCACTACCCACAAATTAATCCGCCACAACGTCTGCTGATGGGACCAGGACCGATCAATGCGGATCCGCGTGTGCTGCGCGCCATGTCGAGCCAGCTGCTCGGTCAGTACGATCCGGCGATGACCCACTATATGAATGAGGTGATGGAGCTGTATCGCGCGGTATTCCGCACCGAAAACCGCTGGACGATGCTGATCGACGGCACCTCGCGCGCCGGTATTGAAGCGATCCTGCTGTCGGCGATCCGTCCGGGCGATAAAGTGCTGGTGCCGGTGTTTGGCCGTTTTGGTCATCTGTTATGTGAAATTGCCCGCCGCTGCCGCGCCGAAGTCCACACCATTGAAGTGCCGTGGGGCGAGGTCTTTACCCCGGATCAGATTGAAGATGCGATTAAAAAGGTGCGTCCGCGCCTGCTGCTGACGGTGCAGGGCGATACCTCTACCACCATGCTGCAACCGCTGGCGGAGCTGGGCGCGATCTGCCGTAAATATGATGTGCTGTTCTATACCGATGCCACGGCTTCTTTCGGCGGTAACCCGCTGGAAACCGACGCCTGGGGACTGGATGCGGTTTCCGCCGGGATGCAGAAGTGCCTTGGCGGGCCATCCGGCACCTCGCCGATCACCCTCAGCCCGCAGATGGAAGCGGTGATCCGTAAACGCAAATGCGTGGAAGAGGGGATCCGCACCGCCGCCCATCAGGATGGCGATGATGAGATGATCTACTCCAACTACTTTGATCTCGGCATGATCATGGATTACTGGGGACCGGAGCGCCTGAACCACCATACCGAAGCCACCAGCGCGCTGTTTGGCGCCCGCGAGTGCGCGCGTCTGATCCTGCAGGAAGGTCTGGATAACGGCATCGCCCGCCATAAGCTACATGGCGCAGCGATGCTGGCCGGTATTCAGGGGATGGGGCTGGAAACCTTTGGCGATCTGCAGCACAAGATGAATAACGTGCTGGGCGTGGTGATCCCGCAAGGGGTGAATGGCGATCTGGCGCGCAAACTGATGCTGGAAGATTTCGGCATTGAAATTGGCACCTCCTTTGGTCCGCTGATTGGCAAAGTGTGGCGCATCGGCACCATGGGCTATAACGCGCGCAAAGATTGCGTGCTGCAAACCCTCGCTGCGCTGGAAGCGGTACTGAACCATCTCGGCTTTAAAACCACGCAAGGCGCGGCGATGCAGGCGGCATGGGATCTGTACAGCAACGGGAGTCGCTAA
- the puuE gene encoding allantoinase PuuE, whose protein sequence is MTDAVEKKEYSFNKSYPRDLRGYAGKPPHAAWPDGAQIAVQFVLNYEEGAENNVLHGDAGSEQFLSDIIGAASYPERHMSMDSLYEYGSRAGFWRIHQEFQKRDLPLTVFGVAMALARHPEIVAAIKQADYDVVSHGWRWIHYQGMDAKTERQHMQQAVDVLVDLFGKTPTGWYTGRDSPNTRRLVAEHGAFTYDSDYYGDDLPFWTQVTCQDGTVKPHLIIPYTLETNDMRFATPQGFNTAEQFYTYLKDSFDVLYEEGETSPKMMSIGMHCRLLGRPGRFKALQRFLDYVQQHDKVWICTRQQIAEHWVEKHPAPEV, encoded by the coding sequence ATGACTGATGCCGTAGAAAAGAAAGAATATAGCTTTAATAAAAGCTATCCGCGTGACCTGCGTGGTTACGCTGGTAAGCCGCCGCATGCGGCATGGCCCGATGGCGCACAGATTGCCGTGCAGTTTGTGCTGAACTATGAGGAAGGCGCGGAGAATAACGTGCTGCACGGCGACGCCGGTTCGGAACAGTTTTTATCCGATATTATTGGCGCCGCCAGTTATCCTGAACGCCATATGTCGATGGATTCGCTGTATGAGTACGGTTCCCGTGCGGGATTCTGGCGGATTCATCAGGAGTTTCAGAAGCGCGATCTGCCGTTGACGGTATTTGGCGTGGCAATGGCGCTGGCGCGTCATCCGGAAATCGTCGCAGCGATTAAGCAGGCAGACTACGATGTGGTCAGTCACGGCTGGCGCTGGATCCACTATCAGGGAATGGACGCCAAAACTGAGCGTCAGCATATGCAGCAGGCGGTGGACGTGCTGGTGGATCTGTTTGGCAAAACGCCGACCGGCTGGTACACCGGGCGCGACAGTCCGAATACCCGTCGGCTGGTGGCGGAGCATGGCGCATTCACTTATGACAGTGACTACTACGGTGACGACCTGCCATTCTGGACGCAAGTGACCTGTCAGGATGGCACGGTAAAACCGCATCTGATCATTCCGTATACCTTAGAAACCAACGATATGCGTTTCGCCACGCCGCAGGGTTTTAACACTGCCGAGCAATTTTATACCTATCTGAAAGACAGCTTTGATGTGCTGTATGAAGAGGGCGAGACCTCACCGAAGATGATGTCGATTGGCATGCACTGTCGTCTGCTGGGACGCCCGGGGCGTTTTAAAGCGCTGCAGCGCTTTCTTGATTACGTGCAGCAGCATGACAAGGTGTGGATCTGTACCCGCCAGCAAATCGCCGAGCACTGGGTGGAGAAGCACCCGGCGCCTGAGGTTTAA
- the hpxX gene encoding oxalurate catabolism protein HpxX produces MMSNTPDWAAYVAQMEQVLALELDDARRAELLTQFSRIAAMSAPLMAYPLDDRLEVAGVYKA; encoded by the coding sequence ATGATGAGTAATACCCCTGACTGGGCCGCGTATGTGGCGCAAATGGAGCAGGTTCTGGCGCTGGAGTTAGATGATGCGCGCCGTGCTGAACTGCTGACGCAATTTAGCCGCATCGCCGCGATGTCGGCGCCGCTGATGGCTTATCCGCTCGACGATCGTCTGGAAGTAGCGGGAGTGTATAAAGCATGA
- a CDS encoding transporter substrate-binding domain-containing protein produces the protein MKKALMAVMGAALMLSQVTTAMADQLQDIQKRGVIRIAVPQDFPPFGSVGTDLQPQGYDIDMARYLAKQMKLKLQLVPVTSANRVPYLQTDKVDLVISSMGKNAEREKVIDFSRAYAPFFLGVFGPKDVALKDAAELSGKSIGVTRGAVEDMVLSDVAPKEAQVKRYEDNNTTLSAYLSGQVQYVATGNLVVAAIARQNPAKAPVAKFMLKDSPCFIGLRKNEPALKAQVDALIEQAIKDKTLNGMSEEWLKAPLPADLGA, from the coding sequence ATGAAAAAGGCATTAATGGCGGTAATGGGTGCGGCGCTGATGTTATCTCAGGTGACAACCGCAATGGCCGATCAGCTACAGGATATTCAGAAACGTGGCGTGATCCGTATCGCTGTGCCGCAGGACTTCCCGCCATTCGGTTCAGTAGGCACCGACCTGCAACCACAGGGTTATGATATCGATATGGCCCGATACCTCGCAAAACAGATGAAACTAAAGTTACAGCTGGTGCCGGTGACCAGTGCTAACCGTGTGCCTTATCTGCAAACTGACAAAGTCGATCTGGTGATCTCCAGCATGGGTAAAAATGCCGAGCGCGAAAAAGTGATCGATTTCAGTCGTGCTTATGCGCCGTTCTTCCTTGGCGTATTTGGCCCGAAAGATGTGGCGCTGAAAGATGCTGCTGAACTGAGCGGCAAGTCGATTGGGGTTACCCGTGGTGCGGTCGAAGATATGGTGTTAAGCGACGTGGCGCCGAAAGAGGCGCAGGTGAAACGTTATGAAGATAACAACACCACGCTGTCCGCTTATCTTTCTGGTCAGGTGCAGTATGTGGCGACCGGTAACCTGGTAGTGGCGGCGATTGCGCGTCAGAACCCGGCAAAAGCGCCGGTGGCCAAATTTATGCTGAAAGACTCGCCGTGCTTTATCGGCCTGCGTAAAAACGAGCCAGCGCTGAAAGCGCAGGTGGACGCGCTGATTGAGCAGGCGATCAAAGATAAAACCCTGAACGGTATGTCGGAAGAGTGGCTGAAAGCACCACTGCCAGCAGATTTAGGCGCGTAA
- a CDS encoding gamma-glutamyltransferase family protein, with amino-acid sequence MIQSNMAPLGMAVAPHHLASESALAVLREGGNAIEAMVAAAATIAVVYPHMNGLGGDGFWLIMPPQGEPVAIDASGAAGSLAHFDFYSGEQSIPHRGPKAALTVAGTVSGWAEALKISAELGGAQLPLARLLGDAIRYAADGIPVTESQASATASKYSELVNQPGFARNFLPGGEAPRTGSRFTQPELANTLTALTIDGLESFYRGPLAHKLALEMSRLGMPITLEDLQNHQAKRRTPLRVSHQQGEIYNMTPPTQGLVSLAILGITDHLNMAAASDAQTVHRIVEATKLAFGLRDKYITDPQHISEEMQSLLESDRLAALAAQIDDAKAAPWGSGRGPGDTVWMGVMDSSGLAVSFIQSIYHEFGSGVVLPDTGITWQNRGAAFSLQPDHLLALAPGKQPFHTLNPAAARLNDGRTMVYGSMGGDGQPQTQAALFTRHVVQGMPLQQAVSAPRWLLGRTWGQASESLKLEGRFSAETIATLRELGHEVELLPDFSEAVGHAGAIVRHNNGMLEGAFDPRSNGSAAGF; translated from the coding sequence ATGATTCAAAGTAATATGGCGCCGCTGGGTATGGCGGTAGCGCCGCACCACCTGGCGAGTGAAAGCGCCCTCGCCGTGCTGCGCGAAGGCGGCAATGCAATTGAAGCGATGGTCGCCGCTGCGGCCACCATTGCGGTAGTTTATCCGCATATGAATGGCTTAGGTGGCGACGGCTTCTGGCTGATTATGCCGCCGCAAGGTGAACCTGTTGCTATTGATGCCAGCGGCGCTGCCGGATCGCTGGCCCATTTTGATTTTTACAGCGGCGAACAGAGTATTCCGCATCGTGGTCCGAAAGCCGCGCTGACGGTCGCCGGTACCGTCAGCGGCTGGGCGGAAGCGCTGAAAATTTCGGCGGAACTGGGCGGCGCGCAGCTACCGCTGGCGCGCCTGCTGGGCGATGCCATTCGCTATGCCGCCGATGGTATTCCGGTCACCGAGTCGCAAGCCTCCGCCACCGCCAGTAAATATAGCGAGCTGGTTAATCAGCCTGGTTTTGCCCGCAACTTTTTGCCCGGCGGTGAAGCCCCGCGGACTGGCAGCCGTTTTACCCAACCGGAACTGGCCAATACCCTGACGGCGCTGACCATTGACGGGCTGGAGAGTTTCTATCGCGGCCCGCTGGCGCACAAGCTGGCGCTGGAGATGTCGCGTCTGGGTATGCCGATCACCCTCGAAGATCTGCAAAATCACCAGGCAAAGCGCCGCACGCCGCTGCGCGTCTCGCACCAGCAGGGTGAGATCTACAATATGACGCCGCCGACCCAGGGATTAGTATCGCTGGCGATCCTCGGTATTACCGATCACTTAAATATGGCCGCAGCCAGTGATGCGCAGACCGTGCACCGGATTGTCGAAGCCACCAAGCTGGCGTTTGGCCTGCGTGATAAATACATCACCGATCCACAGCATATCAGCGAAGAGATGCAGTCCCTGCTGGAGAGCGATCGTCTGGCGGCGCTGGCGGCGCAAATTGATGACGCCAAAGCCGCGCCATGGGGCAGCGGGCGCGGACCGGGCGATACGGTATGGATGGGAGTGATGGACAGCAGCGGGCTGGCGGTGTCGTTTATCCAGAGTATCTACCATGAGTTCGGCAGCGGCGTGGTATTGCCGGATACCGGCATTACCTGGCAGAACCGCGGCGCGGCCTTTAGCCTGCAACCCGACCATCTGCTGGCGCTGGCGCCGGGTAAACAGCCGTTCCATACCCTGAATCCGGCGGCGGCGCGTCTGAATGATGGCCGCACCATGGTGTATGGCTCCATGGGTGGCGATGGTCAGCCGCAAACCCAGGCAGCGCTGTTTACCCGCCATGTGGTACAGGGGATGCCGCTGCAGCAGGCCGTCAGTGCGCCGCGCTGGCTGCTGGGCCGTACCTGGGGCCAGGCCTCTGAGTCGCTGAAACTGGAAGGCCGCTTTTCAGCGGAAACCATCGCCACCCTGCGTGAACTGGGTCATGAAGTAGAACTGCTGCCTGATTTTAGCGAGGCCGTCGGCCATGCGGGCGCGATTGTGCGCCATAACAACGGCATGCTGGAAGGCGCGTTCGATCCGCGCAGCAACGGCAGCGCTGCCGGTTTTTAA
- a CDS encoding amino acid ABC transporter permease, whose translation MIGQLNFAALWPHWPELLSGLWVTIQLTVVATLGGVGLGIFGAALRSGKPSWLSRIWGGYVELIRNTPFVVQLFFIVFGLPNMGMKLTAGEAALLAMLINLGAYSTEIIRAGIQVTPRGQWEAGRVLGLTRAQTFIRVVLPPSLKRIYPALVSQCIIVMLGSSVVSQVSYEELTFAANLIQSRTFLSFEVYLVTTLMYLALSVAMRQLLLAAGRKWFGEQP comes from the coding sequence ATGATCGGACAACTTAATTTTGCCGCGCTGTGGCCTCACTGGCCGGAACTGCTGTCCGGTCTGTGGGTGACCATCCAGCTTACCGTGGTTGCCACTCTTGGTGGCGTGGGGCTGGGTATTTTTGGCGCAGCATTGCGCAGCGGTAAGCCCTCATGGCTGAGCCGCATCTGGGGCGGCTATGTTGAGCTGATTCGCAATACCCCCTTTGTGGTGCAACTGTTTTTTATCGTCTTTGGCCTGCCGAATATGGGCATGAAACTGACAGCCGGTGAAGCCGCGCTGCTGGCGATGCTGATTAACCTCGGCGCTTACAGTACTGAGATTATTCGCGCCGGCATTCAGGTCACACCACGCGGACAGTGGGAAGCGGGACGGGTGCTGGGTCTGACCCGCGCGCAAACCTTTATTCGCGTGGTGCTGCCGCCATCACTAAAACGTATTTATCCGGCGCTGGTCAGTCAGTGCATTATTGTGATGCTTGGCTCATCGGTGGTGTCGCAGGTCTCTTATGAAGAGCTGACCTTTGCCGCCAACCTGATTCAGTCGCGCACTTTTTTAAGCTTTGAAGTCTATCTGGTCACCACTCTGATGTATCTGGCGCTGTCAGTTGCCATGCGTCAGCTGTTACTGGCCGCCGGGCGTAAATGGTTTGGAGAGCAGCCATGA